The Candida dubliniensis CD36 chromosome 5, complete sequence genome has a window encoding:
- a CDS encoding importin subunit alpha, putative (Similar to S. cerevisiae SRP1;~In S. cerevisiae: mediates import of nuclear proteins; binds the nuclear localization signal of the substrate during import; may also play a role in regulation of protein degradation), which produces MDSDATNRFVPEYRRTNFKNKGRFQSDELRRRRETHQVDLRKQKREEVLAKRRNYANQGNESEDEEEYNPTANSDENQFYNKLKQDLPKMLEMIQAPDFDSQLAATVKFRQILSREHNPPIDLVIQSGVIPTLVEFMKEDHPDMLQLEAAWALTNIASGDSAQTRVVVEANAVPLFVQLLYSQSLEVKEQAIWALGNVAGDSSDNRDYVLSCNAMEPVLQLFNCTKMSLIRTATWTLSNLCRGKSPQPDWNIVSQAIPTLGKLIYSVDAETLVDACWAVSYLSDGTSEAIQAVIDARIPHRLVELLGHDSTLVQTPALRAIGNIVTGSDYQTQIVINAGVLPALAPLLNSTKDTIRKEACWTISNITAGTTDQIQAVIDANLIPQVIRLLIHGDYKTKKEACWAISNASSGGLTKPDQIRYLVSQGCIKPLCDLLSVADSKIIEVTLDSLENILKMGEMDKEARGASVNEYALFIEEAGGMEKIFECQNNPNEKIYQKAFSIIEKYFSDDDGQIDDENIVPESYGNSFGFGMDANQQQQNFQF; this is translated from the coding sequence ATGGATTCTGACGCCACTAACAGATTTGTCCCCGAATATCGCCGTActaattttaaaaacaaGGGCCGTTTCCAGAGCGATGAGttgagaagaagaagagaaacACATCAAGTTGATTtgagaaaacaaaagagaGAAGAAGTGTTAGccaaaagaagaaactaTGCCAATCAAGGTAACGAGtctgaagatgaagaagagtATAATCCCACCGCCAATAGTGACGAGAACCAATTCtacaacaaattgaaacaagaTTTGCCCAAGATGCTTGAGATGATCCAGGCACCAGACTTTGATAGCCAACTCGCAGCTACAGTTAAATTTCGTCAAATCTTGTCGCGTGAACATAACCCACCGATTGATTTGGTCATCCAAAGTGGAGTAATCCCAACTTTGGTTGAGTTTATGAAGGAGGACCACCCTGATATGTTACAGTTGGAAGCAGCGTGGGCATTGACCAATATTGCCTCTGGAGACTCAGCACAAACCcgagttgttgttgaagcCAATGCGGTGCCATTATTTGTCCAGTTATTGTATTCGCAATCTCTTGAGGTCAAAGAGCAAGCCATCTGGGCTCTTGGTAATGTTGCTGGTGATTCTTCTGACAATAGAGACTATGTTTTAAGCTGCAATGCCATGGAGCCGGTCTTGCAATTGTTTAACTGCACCAAAATGTCATTAATTAGGACTGCAACCTGGACGTTGTCGAACTTGTGCCGTGGTAAGTCGCCACAGCCAGATTGGAATATTGTATCACAAGCAATCCCAACTTTGGGGAAGTTGATTTATTCTGTTGATGCTGAGACTTTGGTCGATGCGTGCTGGGCCGTCTCGTACTTGTCTGATGGTACATCTGAGGCGATCCAAGCCGTTATTGATGCTCGAATCCCCCACCGTcttgttgaattattggGACATGATTCTACGTTGGTGCAAACTCCGGCTTTGCGAGCCATAGGAAATATTGTTACCGGAAGCGATTACCAGACGCAAATTGTCATTAATGCCGGGGTGTTGCCTGCATTAGCGCCATTGTTAAACTCTACCAAGGACACAATCAGGAAAGAGGCATGCTGGACAATTTCCAATATCACTGCCGGTACTACTGATCAAATCCAAGCAGTCATTGATGCCAACTTGATTCCACAAGTGATTAGATTATTGATCCATGGAGACTACAAGACGAAAAAGGAAGCATGCTGGGCAATTTCGAATGCTTCTTCCGGTGGGTTGACCAAACCTGACCAAATCCGTTATTTGGTAAGCCAAGGATGTATCAAGCCATTGTGTGATTTATTATCGGTTGCTGATTCCAAGATAATCGAGGTTACATTAGATTCCTTAGAGAACATTTTGAAGATGGGAGAAATGGACAAAGAGGCTAGAGGCGCTAGTGTTAACGAGTATGCTTTGTTCATTGAAGAAGCTGGTGGCATGGAAAAGATTTTTGAGTGTCAAAACAACCCCAACGAAaagatttatcaaaaagCATTTAGTATCATTGAAAAGTATTTCTCTGATGACGACGGTCAAATCGATGACGAAAACATTGTTCCTGAAAGTTATGGCAATtcatttggttttggtATGGATGccaaccaacaacaacaaaactttcaattttag
- a CDS encoding histidine acid phosphatase, putative (Similar to S. cerevisiae VIP1;~In S. cerevisiae: generation of IP7 by Vip1p is important for phosphate signaling; likely involved in cortical actin cytoskeleton function, by analogy with S. pombe ortholog asp1) yields the protein MTSNSESLPIPVPKKEDSKPTSLNIPKSISQPLSPLSAPIDQSNGTPKPIPTPITEKAMASIAPMLEGFSPKTHAEDSVSRLNSISSSAGQVSDDDLVQPITAENLSNIKSYSNSFVDGSRISRTVSNTSNASRKSYADTFKLPKIGTIGVCAMDAKALSKPCRRILNRLIETGEFETVIFGDKVILDEAIENWPTCDFLISFFSTGFPLDKAIDYVNYRKPYMINDLVFQKALWDRRVVLAILNHANVPSPERLEISRDGGPHLDSQLLDRLKEIGMSEEKLEKLTNQSEPDWEMVDEDTLRVGDKTLSKPFVEKPVDGEDHNVYIYYPRATGGGGRRLFRKIGNKSSEFDANLSSPRTDGSFIYEKFMDTDNFEDVKAYTVGPNFCHAETRKSPVVDGIVRRNTHGKEIRYVTELTDEEKTMAKNVSSAFKQTICGFDLLRVNGKSFVIDVNGFSFVKDNNDYYDSCASILRGLFIDAKKSRDLLTRKIPKMLQTSQFEQKAQKWVFKGMVTVIRHADRTPKQKFKYSFRSPVFISLLKGHREEVIIRAVPDLQVVLETVKIAESKGLEDLNKLKQLRIALEKKMDFPGTKIQLKPTLNGDNPEIVDKVQLILKWGGEPTHSAKHQATDVGEQMRQNLQLLNREALDDVKVYTSSERRVIASAQYFSASLLSFDEPLVDDFLIVRKDLLDDSNAAKDLMDKVKKKLKPLLREGAEAPPQFTWPPKMPQPFEVIKRVCELMNFYHQIMNYNFETKNVQEFQINWCCGEDPFLFKERWDKLFQEFISVEKTHPSKISELYDTMKYDALHNRQFLQKVFSYDPNDKVLLSRLTETCGSTVNSSGLVSEYPINILAMNNFKLPESASTSTNNSSANLNSSSAAGSLGWVLSGAATTMKCESKDKTASPQTPFDHPTFARLRELYRLSKVLFDFICPQEYGIKDEEKLDIGLLTSLPLAKQILSDIYDMKKNDQPALVNYFTKESHIYTLLNIIYGSQLPMKIARNALPELDYLSQIVFELYEAEDPSSPTGKKHSIRLSLSPGCHTQDPLDVQLDDDHYIGCIPRINLTRHLDMDLVTQRLKSRFSRVSLPKKFTPVNITGPLNSNK from the coding sequence ATGACATCGAACTCAGAATCTTTGCCTATACCTGTTCCTAAGAAGGAAGATTCTAAACCAACCTCGTTGAATATcccaaaatcaattagtCAACCGTTATCGCCATTGTCCGCACCCATCGATCAATCTAATGGAACCCCCAAACCAATCCCCACCCCCATCACTGAAAAAGCAATGGCATCTATAGCCCCGATGCTAGAAGGGTTTTCCCCAAAAACACACGCTGAGGATTCTGTTTCTAGATTAAACTCGATTTCGTCTTCTGCTGGCCAAGTGAGCGATGATGATTTGGTGCAGCCTATTACTGCAGAAAACTTATCAAACATCAAATCGTACTCCAACTCGTTTGTCGATGGCTCGAGAATCAGTCGTACAGTGTCAAACACATCCAATGCATCGAGGAAATCTTATGCAGACACATTCAAACTACCAAAGATCGGGACAATAGGTGTTTGTGCCATGGACGCCAAGGCGTTATCCAAACCATGCAGACGAATTCTCAATAGACTTATTGAGACCGGGGAGTTTGAAACAGTTATTTTTGGTGACAAGGTTATACTTGACGAAGCTATCGAAAACTGGCCCACTTGTGACTTTTTGATTAGTTTCTTTTCCACTGGGTTCCCATTAGATAAAGCTATTGATTATGTAAACTATAGAAAGCCGTACATGATAAATGACTTGGTGTTTCAAAAGGCACTCTGGGATAGAAGAGTGGTTTTGGCTATTCTTAACCATGCCAATGTTCCGTCACCCGAAAGATTGGAAATCAGCAGAGATGGTGGACCCCATTTGGACTCTCAATTATTAGACAgattaaaagaaattggaaTGTCTGAGGAAAAACTCGAAAAATTGACTAACCAAAGCGAACCCGACTGGGAGATGGTCGACGAAGACACCCTCAGAGTTGGAGACAAAACCCTTAGCAAACCGTTTGTGGAAAAACCTGTTGATGGAGAAGACCATAACGTTTATATTTACTATCCAAGAGCCACTGGCGGCGGCGGTCGAAGATTGTTTCGTAAAATCGGAAACAAGTCATCTGAGTTTGATGCCAACTTGAGCTCGCCACGAACTGACGGTTCATTTATCTATGAGAAATTTATGGATACCGACAACTTTGAAGACGTCAAGGCTTATACTGTTGGACCCAACTTTTGCCATGcagaaacaagaaaatcGCCAGTTGTTGATGGTATCGTAAGAAGAAATACCCATGGTAAAGAAATAAGATACGTTACTGAGTTGACTGACGAAGAAAAAACCATGGCAAAAAACGTCAGTAGCGCTTTTAAGCAAACGATTTGTGGGTTTGATTTGCTAAGAGTGAATGGCAAATCATTTGTCATTGACGTCAACGGATTCTCCTTTGTCAAGGACAATAACGATTACTACGATTCGTGTGCATCAATCTTACGTGGCTTATTTATCGATGCAAAGAAATCAAGAGACTTGTTGACAAGAAAAATCCCGAAAATGTTGCAGACCAGTCAGTTTGAACAAAAGGCCCAAAAATGGGTATTCAAAGGAATGGTTACTGTTATTCGTCACGCCGATCGTACCcccaaacaaaaatttaaatattcatttaGATCACCGGTTTTCATCTCATTGCTTAAGGGCCATAGAGAGGAGGTTATTATTCGTGCGGTGCCTGATTTACAAGTTGTTTTGGAAACAGTTAAAATAGCAGAATCCAAAGGTCTTGAggatttgaataaattaaagCAATTGCGTATTGcattggaaaagaaaatggatTTTCCAGGAACCAAGATCCAGCTCAAACCGACTTTAAACGGCGACAACCCCGAAATTGTTGACAAAGTGCAATTAATTCTAAAATGGGGTGGCGAGCCAACCCATTCTGCTAAACACCAAGCAACCGATGTTGGAGAACAAATGAGACAAAACCTTCAATTGCTTAATCGTGAAGCCCTTGATGATGTTAAAGTATACACATCTTCTGAAAGGAGGGTCATTGCTAGTGCTCAATACTTTAGTGCATCTTTGTTGTCGTTTGATGAACCGTTGGTGGACGATTTCCTTATTGTGAGAAAGGACTTGTTGGATGATTCTAATGCTGCTAAAGACTTGATGGATAAAGTTAAAAAGAAGCTAAAGCCTTTGTTGCGTGAAGGTGCTGAGGCCCCACCACAATTTACATGGCCTCCGAAAATGCCACAACCATTTGAAGTTATTAAAAGGGTGTGTGagttgatgaatttttaccaccaaataatgaattacaACTTTGAAACGAAAAACGTCCAAGAGTTTCAAATAAACTGGTGCTGTGGCGAAGATccatttttgtttaaagAAAGATGGGACAAATTGTTTCAGGAGTTTATAAGTGTGGAAAAGACCCATCCTTCAAAGATCTCGGAATTGTACGATACAATGAAATACGACGCATTACACAACCGTCAGTTCCTTCAAAAAGTATTCTCATATGATCCAAACGATAAGGTGCTACTTTCAAGGTTGACAGAGACTTGTGGTAGTACAGTCAACTCTTCAGGTTTGGTTAGCGAGTACCCAATTAACATCTTGGCAATGAACAACTTTAAACTTCCAGAATCGGCATCAACCTCCACCAACAATTCATCTGCCAATCTCAATTCGAGCTCTGCTGCTGGGTCTCTTGGCTGGGTCTTGAGTGGCGCGGCCACCACCATGAAATGTGAATCAAAAGATAAAACTGCTTCTCCACAAACCCCATTCGACCACCCTACATTTGCAAGATTGCGTGAGTTGTACAGATTGTCAAAAGTGctatttgattttatttgtcCACAAGAATATGGTATAAAAGACGAAGAGAAATTGGATATTGGATTGTTAACTTCGTTGCCATTGGCCAAGCAAATCCTTTCTGACATTTATGATATGAAGAAAAACGATCAACCTGCACTTGTCAACTATTTCACCAAAGAGTCACATATCTACACTTTGCTAAACATCATTTATGGTTCACAGCTTCCCATGAAGATTGCTAGGAATGCACTTCCAGAATTAGACTACCTATCACAAATAGTTTTTGAATTGTACGAAGCAGAAGACCCATCGAGCCCTACTGGTAAAAAGCATTCTATTAGATTATCATTGTCACCAGGTTGTCACACTCAAGATCCATTAGATGTGCAGTTAGATGATGACCATTACATTGGATGCATTCCAAGAATTAATTTGACAAGACATTTGGATATGGATTTGGTTACTCAAAGATTGAAATCAAGGTTTTCCAGAGTGTCGTTGCCAAAGAAATTTACCCCGGTCAACATCACCGGTCCCTTAAATAGCAATAAATAG